TTTTCCAACCATCATTAAAAGACCGCGACGACCTTGAAAATCTTTTTTGTGTTCTTTCAAGTGTTCTGTAAGTTCTTTTACTTTTTCTGTCAAAAGCGCAACTTGAACTTCTACAGAGCCTGTATCGTTTACGTCTCTTTTATATTCTTCAATTACCTGTTGTTTGCTGGCTAAATTAATGGTCATTTAGTGTTCCTCTTTATTTTTCATGACTTTGAAGTTTATAATATCATCTAAATAAAAATCTTCAAGGGGTATAAGCTACTTTTT
This genomic window from bacterium contains:
- the rpsO gene encoding 30S ribosomal protein S15 gives rise to the protein MTINLASKQQVIEEYKRDVNDTGSVEVQVALLTEKVKELTEHLKEHKKDFQGRRGLLMMVGKRKKLLGYLKNENVERYRVLIERLGIRK